The proteins below come from a single Terriglobales bacterium genomic window:
- a CDS encoding TMEM165/GDT1 family protein: MGLNLSFGYVVLLSFWTVLVAELVGDKSIYSVASLALRFRPRVVFVAITAAFAAKALAAVLLAQVLVQLHSQWVDVLSAAAFFFSALFIWFKEPEPMPRQHPVNTGWWKAAAICFGALFFTEWGDPGQIALAALTMKSHSLLGSWLGGTLAMATKGGLAMTLGLSLRNRLPLGVLRVTASVSCCLLGIIALGGIFFH; this comes from the coding sequence ATGGGACTGAACTTGTCGTTCGGCTATGTCGTGCTGTTATCTTTCTGGACGGTCCTGGTGGCCGAGCTAGTAGGCGACAAATCCATTTACAGTGTCGCCTCGCTCGCGCTGCGCTTTCGGCCAAGAGTAGTCTTCGTGGCGATAACAGCGGCTTTCGCGGCCAAGGCCCTGGCGGCCGTACTGCTCGCCCAAGTGCTGGTCCAACTGCATTCGCAGTGGGTAGACGTCCTGAGTGCCGCGGCCTTCTTCTTCTCTGCATTGTTCATTTGGTTCAAGGAACCCGAACCCATGCCCAGGCAGCATCCGGTGAACACCGGCTGGTGGAAAGCGGCCGCAATCTGCTTCGGCGCGCTCTTCTTCACCGAGTGGGGAGACCCCGGCCAGATTGCGTTGGCGGCCTTGACCATGAAATCCCATTCTCTTCTGGGAAGTTGGCTGGGTGGAACACTGGCAATGGCAACCAAAGGAGGTTTAGCCATGACGCTTGGCCTAAGCCTGCGCAACCGGCTTCCCCTGGGCGTGTTGCGGGTTACCGCGTCGGTCTCATGTTGTCTGCTGGGGATTATTGCGCTAGGCGGAATATTTTTTCATTGA
- a CDS encoding SDR family oxidoreductase, which translates to MRISRESASSDTARAKAVVFLASDDSSYVTGAELFVDGGFAQV; encoded by the coding sequence TTGAGGATTTCGCGCGAAAGCGCATCATCCGATACGGCGCGTGCCAAGGCCGTGGTGTTTCTCGCGTCCGACGACAGCAGCTACGTCACGGGAGCGGAATTGTTCGTGGATGGCGGTTTCGCACAAGTGTAG
- the fsa gene encoding fructose-6-phosphate aldolase, which translates to MKFFIDTANINEIREAAALGILDGVTTNPSLVSKEGKPFKETILSICEAVNGPVSVEVVATDAGAMCTEGQGYAKWHKNVVVKLPTTRDGVKACKCLSEQGIKINMTLCFSPTQALLVAKAGATYVSPFVGRLDDISQNGMDLIRQIVQIYKNYNYPTQVLTASVRHPLHVVDAALAGSHVATIPFKVLDIMFNHPLTDKGLAQFLKDWEKAKV; encoded by the coding sequence ATGAAATTTTTTATTGATACCGCCAATATTAACGAGATTCGCGAGGCTGCTGCGCTGGGCATTCTCGACGGGGTCACCACCAATCCTTCCCTGGTATCCAAAGAGGGTAAGCCGTTTAAAGAAACCATTCTCTCTATCTGCGAAGCGGTCAACGGACCGGTGAGCGTAGAAGTTGTGGCCACCGACGCGGGCGCCATGTGCACAGAAGGCCAGGGATACGCCAAATGGCATAAGAATGTAGTGGTCAAGCTACCCACGACCCGCGACGGAGTGAAAGCCTGCAAGTGCCTGAGCGAGCAGGGCATCAAAATCAACATGACGTTGTGTTTCTCGCCCACGCAGGCGCTGCTGGTGGCCAAGGCGGGCGCGACCTACGTCAGTCCTTTTGTCGGGCGGCTGGATGACATCAGCCAGAACGGCATGGACCTGATCCGCCAGATCGTGCAGATCTACAAGAATTACAACTATCCAACCCAGGTGCTCACAGCTTCAGTGCGCCATCCGTTGCACGTGGTGGATGCGGCATTGGCCGGCTCTCACGTGGCCACCATTCCGTTCAAAGTGCTGGACATAATGTTCAATCATCCGCTCACGGATAAAGGGTTGGCACAATTCCTGAAGGATTGGGAAAAGGCCAAAGTTTAG
- a CDS encoding fumarylacetoacetate hydrolase family protein codes for MKYCRFKLGDKTRHGLIETVDGAEMISCMLGVPPSETDPWGTVIPDFIPPERIPLSEAKLMAPVHPHKIVCVGRNYHDHAKELGNEVPTEPLLFLKPPSSIIGPLNDIRLPEISERVDYEGELGVIIKKTCRKLRDDQDVRPFIFGYTCVNDVTARDLQKKDGQWTRAKGFDTFCPVGPIVTDEIDPWAGIKVETIVNGELRQSGSTRDLIFSLDVVIRYISRIMTLFPFDLICTGTPAGVGPLNKGDVVAVKIEGIGTLSNHVVSD; via the coding sequence ATGAAATATTGCCGCTTCAAATTGGGAGACAAGACCCGCCACGGACTTATTGAGACAGTGGATGGCGCGGAGATGATCTCATGCATGTTGGGCGTTCCACCCAGCGAAACCGACCCTTGGGGAACAGTCATCCCGGATTTTATTCCGCCGGAGCGCATCCCGCTCTCGGAGGCCAAGCTGATGGCGCCGGTGCATCCGCACAAGATCGTATGCGTTGGGCGCAACTACCACGACCATGCCAAGGAGCTGGGGAACGAGGTCCCCACCGAGCCTTTGCTCTTCCTGAAGCCGCCTTCGAGCATCATCGGGCCGTTGAATGATATTCGCCTGCCTGAGATTTCCGAACGTGTGGATTACGAGGGCGAGCTGGGCGTCATCATCAAAAAGACCTGCCGCAAACTGCGCGACGACCAGGACGTGCGTCCGTTCATCTTCGGCTACACCTGTGTTAACGACGTTACCGCGCGCGACTTGCAGAAAAAAGACGGCCAATGGACGCGGGCCAAAGGTTTTGACACGTTCTGCCCGGTCGGTCCTATCGTGACCGATGAAATTGATCCGTGGGCGGGAATTAAAGTGGAAACCATCGTCAACGGCGAGCTGCGCCAGAGCGGGAGTACGCGGGACCTGATTTTTTCCCTGGATGTGGTTATCCGCTACATATCGCGGATCATGACGTTGTTCCCCTTCGATCTCATTTGCACCGGTACTCCGGCAGGCGTGGGGCCTTTGAATAAAGGCGATGTTGTAGCGGTGAAGATTGAGGGCATCGGTACGCTCAGTAATCACGTTGTTAGTGATTAG
- a CDS encoding UDP-glucuronic acid decarboxylase family protein — translation MRNALQPTQRILVTGAAGFLGSHLCDALLGSGHSVVAVDNLLTGRKENLQHLARDSKFEFVEQDICKPFDLGHVDQIYHLASPASPVDYMTHGIATLKVGSEGTFNALELARKYSARFFLSSTSECYGDPLEHPQKESYWGHVNPIGPRSVYDESKRFSEAATMAAHRYWKVDVRIVRIFNTYGPRMQLNDGRVVPNFMKQALRGEPLTVYGDGSQTRSFCYVSDEIDGFVRLMASSEVLPVNIGNPSEFTILECAKQVLKITGSKSSIKYEPLPQDDPKQRRPDITKARQLLGWEPKIDLEAGLKLSLPYFQQAVAQEKTPVRTA, via the coding sequence TTGAGGAATGCTTTGCAGCCAACCCAAAGAATTTTAGTCACAGGTGCGGCCGGCTTCTTGGGCTCGCATTTGTGTGACGCCTTACTTGGCAGTGGCCATTCGGTCGTTGCTGTAGATAATTTGCTGACGGGACGAAAAGAAAACCTGCAGCACCTTGCGCGCGACTCAAAGTTCGAGTTTGTTGAGCAGGATATCTGCAAGCCCTTCGATCTCGGCCATGTAGATCAGATTTACCACCTTGCCTCTCCCGCCAGCCCGGTGGACTACATGACCCACGGCATCGCCACGCTGAAAGTCGGATCGGAAGGAACTTTTAATGCGTTAGAGCTTGCCAGGAAATATTCGGCGCGGTTCTTTCTGTCTTCCACTTCGGAGTGCTACGGCGATCCGCTTGAGCATCCGCAAAAAGAGAGCTATTGGGGCCATGTGAACCCCATCGGCCCGCGGTCGGTCTATGACGAATCCAAGCGCTTTTCTGAAGCGGCGACCATGGCTGCGCACCGCTACTGGAAGGTGGATGTTCGCATTGTCAGAATTTTCAACACCTACGGGCCCCGGATGCAACTGAACGACGGGCGAGTGGTACCTAACTTCATGAAGCAGGCACTGCGGGGAGAGCCGCTCACGGTTTACGGCGACGGAAGCCAGACGCGCAGCTTTTGCTACGTCTCCGATGAAATTGATGGGTTTGTGCGGCTCATGGCGTCTTCAGAGGTGCTGCCGGTCAATATTGGCAATCCGTCCGAGTTCACGATCCTGGAGTGTGCAAAGCAGGTGCTGAAGATCACCGGCTCCAAGAGCAGCATCAAATACGAGCCGTTACCGCAAGATGACCCCAAGCAGCGCCGTCCCGATATCACCAAAGCGCGTCAGTTGCTGGGCTGGGAGCCCAAAATTGACCTGGAAGCCGGACTTAAGCTTTCACTTCCATATTTCCAGCAGGCAGTCGCCCAGGAGAAGACTCCGGTTCGAACCGCCTGA
- a CDS encoding UDP-glucose/GDP-mannose dehydrogenase family protein: protein MVKVSVIGSGYVGLVAAACFAELGHEVICVDNDARKIAGLERGETPIHEKFLPELLARHRGKRIRFSGSVKDATRASQAIFIAVGTPPSENGEADLSYVEAVSREIAQAIAANPNEYKIVVEKSTVPVDTSQGVRRVMELNGAPSHLFDVASNPEFLREGTAVTDFLYPDRIVIGADSERCIALLKKIYEPLTDGSYYKDKNIIPEPDDARIPARLIATSAKSAELIKHASNAFLAMKISFINAVAAVCESVGADVGQVREGMGADIRIGKRFLYPGVGYGGSCFPKDVKAFRAVAQHCGYDFRLLDEVMKINDDQRQRFIKKVRNALWILKGKRLAVLGLAFKGGTDDIRDSQAIAIVQSLLKEGCTIAAYDPAAMPKTQASGAFSSEAVFFAANPYDAAKDADAVLVLTEWEEFASLDLERLRTALKHPIMVDGRNLYQPQIMAELGFTYISVGRPDVSAKRNAAVPAPGAD from the coding sequence ATGGTTAAAGTTTCCGTCATTGGATCCGGGTACGTCGGTTTAGTCGCTGCGGCGTGCTTCGCTGAATTGGGCCATGAAGTCATTTGCGTTGATAACGATGCGCGCAAAATTGCCGGGCTGGAGCGGGGCGAAACACCCATCCATGAAAAATTTCTGCCTGAGCTTTTGGCCCGCCATCGCGGCAAGCGGATCCGTTTCTCGGGCTCGGTGAAAGATGCAACCCGCGCCAGCCAGGCCATCTTTATCGCCGTGGGTACGCCGCCGTCGGAAAACGGTGAGGCTGACCTTTCCTATGTGGAGGCTGTTTCCCGCGAGATTGCGCAGGCGATTGCGGCCAATCCTAACGAATACAAGATTGTTGTGGAAAAAAGCACCGTCCCGGTGGATACCAGCCAGGGGGTTCGCCGTGTCATGGAACTGAACGGCGCTCCTAGCCACCTGTTCGATGTGGCCTCCAATCCAGAATTCCTGCGGGAAGGCACCGCAGTGACAGATTTTCTGTATCCCGACCGTATTGTTATTGGGGCAGACAGCGAACGCTGCATCGCCCTGCTGAAGAAAATTTACGAGCCCTTGACCGACGGCAGCTACTACAAAGACAAGAACATTATCCCTGAACCGGATGACGCGCGAATTCCTGCGCGGCTGATTGCCACCAGCGCCAAGAGCGCGGAATTGATCAAACATGCTTCCAACGCTTTTCTGGCGATGAAAATTTCTTTTATCAATGCGGTGGCGGCGGTTTGCGAAAGCGTGGGGGCCGATGTTGGTCAGGTGCGTGAAGGAATGGGGGCTGATATCCGTATTGGCAAACGCTTCCTCTATCCGGGTGTGGGCTACGGCGGCTCGTGTTTCCCCAAAGATGTAAAGGCATTTCGCGCGGTTGCGCAGCACTGCGGATATGACTTCCGCCTGCTCGACGAGGTCATGAAGATCAATGATGACCAGCGGCAACGGTTCATCAAGAAAGTGCGCAATGCTCTTTGGATCCTTAAAGGCAAGCGGCTGGCGGTGCTGGGCCTGGCGTTCAAGGGCGGGACGGATGACATTCGTGATTCCCAGGCCATCGCCATTGTGCAATCGCTGCTCAAGGAAGGTTGCACGATTGCGGCGTATGATCCTGCCGCCATGCCGAAAACACAGGCGAGCGGAGCGTTCTCCAGCGAAGCTGTGTTTTTTGCCGCAAATCCTTACGATGCAGCCAAGGACGCTGACGCTGTGCTGGTGCTGACCGAGTGGGAGGAATTTGCTTCGCTCGATCTTGAGCGGCTGCGGACAGCGCTCAAGCACCCCATCATGGTGGATGGACGCAATCTTTATCAGCCGCAGATCATGGCAGAGCTGGGATTCACCTATATCAGCGTTGGCCGGCCAGATGTTTCTGCCAAGAGAAATGCGGCAGTGCCTGCTCCTGGCGCCGACTAA
- a CDS encoding glycosyltransferase family 2 protein, producing the protein MKLSVVIPAHNEEGSLQATVAALVDILEKEHIPNEIVIVNDNSSDSTPLVCQKLAAAYGNVRWVNNAPPNGFGFAVRRGLGEFRGDAVAIIMADSSDDPEDLVAGYRKLQEGYDCIFGSRFSKGGKTVDYPWHKLILNRMANWFIRVIFRMRYNDVTNAFKIYRREVIQGIQPLLSHHFNLTVELPLKAITRGYSYSVIPIRWYNRKEGVSKLKIKEMGSRYLFIVLYVWLEKHLSRGDYDRRHNPARKPEEVGEGLLSQESDSKNILR; encoded by the coding sequence GTGAAGCTCTCGGTTGTCATTCCGGCGCATAACGAAGAAGGCAGTTTGCAAGCCACGGTTGCCGCCCTAGTTGATATCCTGGAAAAGGAACACATTCCTAACGAAATTGTCATTGTGAATGACAATAGCAGCGATTCGACGCCGCTGGTCTGCCAGAAGTTGGCCGCGGCTTATGGCAATGTGCGCTGGGTCAACAATGCTCCTCCCAACGGCTTCGGATTTGCCGTCCGGCGGGGATTAGGAGAGTTTCGCGGGGACGCGGTAGCCATCATCATGGCGGACAGCTCTGACGATCCCGAGGATTTGGTTGCAGGCTACCGGAAATTGCAGGAAGGCTACGATTGCATCTTCGGTTCGCGTTTCTCCAAGGGCGGGAAAACGGTTGATTATCCGTGGCACAAGCTCATATTGAACCGCATGGCCAACTGGTTTATTCGTGTCATTTTTAGGATGCGTTACAACGATGTGACCAACGCATTCAAGATTTATCGTCGTGAAGTAATTCAAGGCATTCAGCCGCTCTTGAGCCATCACTTCAATCTCACGGTGGAGCTGCCTTTAAAAGCGATCACCCGCGGTTACAGTTACAGTGTCATCCCAATACGCTGGTACAACCGTAAAGAGGGCGTTTCCAAGCTCAAAATCAAGGAAATGGGGAGCCGGTATTTATTTATCGTGCTTTATGTTTGGTTGGAGAAGCACCTTTCGCGTGGTGACTATGATCGCCGTCATAATCCTGCTCGGAAACCGGAAGAGGTTGGTGAAGGACTGCTTTCGCAGGAAAGCGATTCAAAAAATATTCTTCGCTAA
- a CDS encoding NAD-dependent epimerase/dehydratase family protein, translating to MAEHILVLGGAGFIGSSLALGIKEAHPGWRVTCLDNLRRRGSELNLPRLKAKDIGFVHGDIRFLSDLDLGTGTAPPSTILDCSAEPSVLAGVSSPQYVLQTNLVGTIHILEWARQTGAKLLFLSTSRVYPIPAMHSLKLIEKETRFTWDSRQDLPGVSSAGISEEFPLHGYRTLYGATKLASEMLIAEYRQAYGLQAIINRCGVVTGPWQMGKIDQGVFVLWMAAHYFQRKLSYIGYGGSGKQLRDALHVHDLLQLVLYQLDHFAELDGETFNAGGGADFALSLLETTQLCEQITGRRITIEKVEKERPGDVPVFITDSTRVMRRTGWQPVISPAAALQQIHQWIVEHETILRPVLT from the coding sequence ATGGCAGAGCACATTTTGGTGCTGGGAGGGGCAGGATTCATAGGCAGCTCCCTGGCGCTCGGAATTAAAGAAGCCCACCCCGGCTGGCGCGTCACTTGCCTGGACAATTTAAGGCGGCGCGGTTCTGAGCTGAATCTGCCGCGTCTCAAGGCCAAAGACATAGGCTTCGTGCATGGCGATATTCGTTTCCTTTCCGATCTGGACCTCGGAACGGGAACGGCGCCGCCCAGCACCATCCTGGACTGTTCTGCAGAACCTTCTGTGCTGGCAGGGGTAAGCTCGCCACAATATGTGCTGCAAACCAACCTGGTCGGGACAATCCACATACTGGAGTGGGCGCGCCAAACCGGCGCCAAATTGCTATTTCTTTCCACCAGCCGGGTCTATCCCATTCCGGCCATGCACTCTTTGAAGTTGATCGAAAAAGAGACGCGCTTCACATGGGATTCGCGGCAGGACCTGCCTGGGGTTTCAAGCGCGGGAATTTCGGAAGAATTCCCTCTGCACGGCTACCGCACACTCTACGGAGCCACCAAACTGGCGTCGGAGATGCTGATTGCAGAATATCGCCAGGCCTACGGATTGCAGGCCATTATCAACCGTTGCGGAGTTGTGACCGGGCCCTGGCAAATGGGCAAAATTGATCAAGGCGTATTTGTCCTCTGGATGGCGGCGCATTATTTTCAAAGAAAGCTCAGCTATATCGGATACGGCGGCAGCGGCAAGCAGTTGCGCGATGCCTTGCATGTTCACGATCTGCTGCAGCTCGTTCTTTATCAGTTAGACCATTTCGCCGAACTGGATGGAGAGACCTTCAACGCGGGCGGAGGCGCGGATTTTGCCCTGTCATTGCTCGAAACTACGCAGCTTTGCGAGCAAATCACCGGCCGCCGTATTACGATAGAAAAAGTGGAGAAAGAGCGTCCCGGCGACGTTCCTGTATTTATTACGGATTCGACGCGGGTCATGCGCAGAACCGGCTGGCAGCCTGTTATTTCTCCGGCAGCGGCGCTACAACAAATCCACCAATGGATCGTTGAACACGAGACCATCTTGCGCCCGGTTCTCACGTAA
- a CDS encoding NAD-dependent epimerase/dehydratase family protein, which yields MAVALVTGSAGLIGSETVRFFAEKGFTIVGIDNDLRASFFGPGASTKWNRDLLKEKYGRQYLHYDVDIRERETIENIFREHSSDLGIIIHTAAQPSHDWAAKDPHEDFTVNANGTLVLLEATREFAPKAVFIFTSTNKVYGDTPNLLPLRELETRWEIEPGHRYEIGIDESMSIDSSKHSLFGASKVAADILVQEYGRYFDMKTASFRGGCLTGPSHSGAQLHGFLAYLMQCTISGNPYTVFGYKGKQVRDNIHSYDMVNAFYHFYKNPRSGEVYNMGGSRHSNCSMKEAITMCEELACKKLKHSYTEDNRSGDHIWYISDVKKFQSHYPEWKYKYDMRGILQDIFEAQTARMQS from the coding sequence ATGGCTGTAGCGTTGGTTACCGGCTCTGCGGGTCTGATTGGTTCAGAGACAGTCCGTTTTTTTGCAGAGAAGGGATTTACCATCGTCGGTATAGACAACGATTTACGCGCCTCTTTCTTCGGCCCGGGCGCTTCCACCAAGTGGAACCGGGATTTGTTGAAGGAAAAGTACGGCCGGCAATATCTGCACTATGACGTGGATATCCGCGAACGGGAAACCATCGAGAATATTTTCCGGGAACACTCCTCTGATCTGGGAATCATTATTCACACCGCTGCCCAGCCTTCGCATGATTGGGCCGCCAAGGACCCGCACGAAGACTTCACCGTCAATGCCAACGGGACCCTGGTGTTGCTGGAGGCGACCCGTGAGTTTGCGCCCAAGGCGGTATTCATTTTTACTTCCACCAATAAAGTGTATGGCGACACGCCGAATTTGCTGCCCTTGCGGGAGCTGGAAACCCGCTGGGAGATCGAGCCCGGGCATCGCTATGAGATTGGCATTGACGAGTCAATGTCCATTGACAGCTCGAAGCATTCTTTATTTGGCGCATCAAAAGTTGCGGCGGATATTTTGGTGCAAGAGTATGGACGTTATTTCGACATGAAGACCGCCAGCTTCCGTGGAGGATGCCTGACCGGTCCTTCGCACTCCGGCGCGCAGCTCCATGGATTTCTGGCTTATCTGATGCAGTGCACCATCTCGGGCAATCCATATACGGTCTTCGGTTACAAAGGGAAACAGGTGCGGGACAACATCCATAGCTATGACATGGTCAACGCTTTCTACCATTTTTATAAGAATCCCAGGAGCGGCGAGGTCTACAACATGGGAGGATCGCGCCATAGCAATTGCTCCATGAAAGAAGCCATTACCATGTGCGAAGAGCTCGCCTGCAAGAAGCTGAAGCACAGCTACACCGAAGACAACCGCTCCGGAGATCACATCTGGTATATCTCCGATGTGAAAAAGTTCCAGTCTCACTATCCCGAATGGAAATATAAATACGACATGCGCGGTATCCTGCAGGATATTTTTGAAGCCCAAACCGCCAGGATGCAGTCCTGA